In the Topomyia yanbarensis strain Yona2022 chromosome 3, ASM3024719v1, whole genome shotgun sequence genome, one interval contains:
- the LOC131690791 gene encoding Bardet-Biedl syndrome 7 protein-like has translation MELELTRVDYTTVGLTAPNCLQLLPPSSGTNDPRGSTRQQQKAVIGDQDGVLQLFSMKKDELQIHFKTLPSDKIASVKLGGQMGSIADKIFTASENKVRGFNKKGKMFLAFETNLTETIRSMFVSGSDLLVCGNHVYNHYKDCKEVGSYLCGDAIVDVAGLCPNNTSRLITVLACSGRVLRILEHSRVRQTLEVDSVPTVLHVPKGLGDRILCGFGDGKVILFHINLLVSEVKREMLVEDTENLSAVTCITTYDLSGDGKDELIVGRRDGTLQVFTMNSDEYQFEMECTQIYRENFNESISCVQGGSVGANNYSEIVVCTYSGRVFGLTTQCISKSLSDSSKRSSANMAPGSSTKLHKLRAEIYELEQAITRERERYQQSTQALSTGLSAIPMLSVNDSMLLCQEDATYALTIEIPTPIEHVLLQCDAPINLIDVEKNSAVVSFSECDKMSGNSLLASYRCQSNTNRVDLKFRTVEGQCGTLQVYVTPNLQPKCCQLKRYPIKPLSLHMIVHSLSDDVKARPMAVLTLKGAFSQAEMHNWLMNTIPEIPEKTYENDKIRLIFRHVFVGTVLICEYGKAEADFRSDNISTISILKDFITKEATKKRIKLEIITNVNEQTIPGLIKLIEPKILHYNKLTKDYQILQALIDLDIRNDEELSTLSEEYQNLLKNQRQIEIEFKKQPTILNRIYGILTDLYIDKFKFKGVNVKTKLPQLIDLLGNYNFDELVQFFSVIKAVDDEY, from the exons ATGGAACTCGAACTAACCCGTGTCGATTATACGACCGTCGGATTAACGGCACCCAATTGCCTTCAGCTGCTACCACCCTCGTCGGGAACCAATGATCCGCGAGGATCTACCAGGCAGCAGCAGAAAGCGGTCATTGGTGATCAGGATGGAGTGCTTCAATTGTTTTCTATGAAAAAAGATGAACTTCAGATTCACTTTAAAACGTTACCGAGCGATAAGATCGCATCGGTCAAACTCGGCGGTCAGATGGGGTCGATTGCGGATAAAATATTTACTGCCTCGGAGAATAAGGTTCGTGGCTTTAACAAAAAGGGGAAAATGTTTCTGGCATTTGAAACTAACCTGACGGAAACTATCCGCTCGATGTTCGTGAGCGGAAGTGATTTGTTGGTGTGCGGAAATCACGTGTACAATCACTATAAAGACTGCAAGGAGGTTGGGTCGTATCTGTGCGGTGATGCGATCGTAGACGTGGCCGGTCTCTGCCCGAATAAT ACAAGTCGCCTTATTACGGTACTGGCATGCTCGGGGCGAGTCTTACGAATTCTGGAACACTCACGGGTGCGCCAAACACTGGAAGTAGACAGTGTACCGACTGTGTTACATGTACCCAAAGGTCTCGGCGATCGCATTCTGTGCGGATTCGGTGACGGAAAAGTGATTCTGTTTCACATTAATCTTCTGGTGAGTGAGGTAAAGCGGGAGATGTTGGTTGAAGATACGGAAAATCTTAGTGCGGTTACCTGCATCACGACGTACGATTTATCAGGAGATGGAAAGGATGAATTGATCGTTGGACGACGAGATGGAACGCTTCAAGTGTTTACAATGAATTCAGATGAATATCAGTTCGAAATGGAATGTACTCAGATATACCGCGAAAACTTCAACGAAAGTATCTCGTGTGTCCAAGGCGGCAGCGTAGGTGCTAACAATTACTCGGAAATTGTCGTGTGTACGTACTCAGGTCGAGTGTTTGGTCTGACAACCCAATGTATCAGCAAAAGCTTGAGCGATAGCAGTAAACGCAGTTCAGCCAATATGGCTCCAGGCAGCTCTACAAAACTACACAAACTACGGGCTGAAATCTACGAGCTTGAACAAGCGATCACTAGGGAACGCGAACGTTATCAGCAATCGACACAAGCTCTGTCTACAGGACTATCAGCGATCCCAATGCTGTCGGTTAACGACTCAATGCTCTTGTGCCAGGAGGATGCGACCTATGCGTTAACTATCGAAATCCCCACTCCGATCGAGCACGTGCTGTTGCAGTGCGACGCACCGATCAATCTGATCGATGTGGAGAAGAATTCTGCCGTTGTGAGCTTCAGCGAGTGCGATAAAATG AGCGGCAATAGTCTACTGGCTAGTTATCGTTGTCAGTCCAATACCAACCGGGTTGATCTGAAGTTCCGCACAGTCGAAGGACAGTGTGGTACTCTGCAGGTATACGTTACACCGAACCTACAACCGAAGTGTTGTCAGCTCAAACGGTACCCCATCAAACCACTTTCGCTGCACATGATTGTTCACAGCTTATCGGATGATGTGAAAGCTCGACCGATGGCGGTTCTTACACTGAAGGGAGCCTTTAGTCAAGCTGAGATGCACAACTGGCTGATGAACACCATTCCGGAGATACCAGAAAAGACCTACGAGAACGACAAGATACGATTGATATTTCGACACGTGTTTGTCGGCACAGTGCTCATCTGTGAGTACGGTAAGGCGGAGGCCGACTTTAGAAGTGACAACATTTCAACAATCTCGATTCTCAAAGATTTTATTACCAAGGAAGCGACTAAAAAACGGATCAAACTTGAAATCATTACCA atgTAAACGAACAAACCATACCAGGATTAATAAAACTTATCGAACCCAAGATTCTGCACTACAACAAACTGACCAAAGACTACCAAATATTGCAAGCTCTCATCGACTTAGACATACGCAATGACGAAGAATTAAGCACACTTTCGGAAGAGTaccaaaatttgttgaagaACCAACGACAAATAGAGATAGAgttcaaaaaacaaccaaccatATTGAATCGAATCTACGGAATTCTGACCGATCTCTACATCGACAAGTTCAAATTCAAAGGGGTCAACGTGAAAACAAAACTTCCGCAACTGATAGATTTACTCGGGAACTATAACTTTGATGAACTGGTGCAATTTTTCAGTGTTATTAAAGCTGTTGATGATGAATATTAG
- the LOC131690792 gene encoding alkylated DNA repair protein alkB homolog 8, producing the protein MTLSKNAEKKIIKKIKRCQQIIFRETGLEFSGPPTENVIVCNAGIATGLRQEVLVDAVLRYGVSLKDVELPAGKSYCYLRFYSSQMAQAALTAMNGKAPLGQDDCVLLMAYCLKPPTTKSRDAQLCTRGLPPGLILLPDFIDEKLELELIQIIDSNDEKELEGNLKHRRVKHFGYEFLYGSNNVDKSKPLEQSIPLVCNQLWDKLQKSHPELGWHVPDQLTVNRYEPGQGIPPHVDTHSAFQDPIISLSLGADISMDFRDTKGNHLTVDLPPRSLLIMSGESRYGWTHGITPRKMDVVQMNNSLTVRKRGLRTSFTFRKLRDEPCQCQFHSLCDSYKKRCEIRSKHLRENAAKLELENVHKVYNEIAKHFSETRHSPWPRVETFLRSLPTGSVLIDIGCGNGKYLALNPQSAALGCDRSDELLKVCTGRGLNVLQCDCLALPFRSASADACICIAVIHHLATEERRRQAISEMARVLRPGGRALVYVWAKNQEANAKKSSYLRQNKHNNKPSGSEGDSPQETIPAVNYLLDSMLPIHTNRTQFQHQDLLVPWKLRNEEQEKKATFLRYYHVFEKHELDDLCRAVEGISIEESYYDQGNWCVVFRTKE; encoded by the exons ATGACGCTCTCGAAAAATGCTGAAaagaagataattaaaaaaatcaaacggTGTCAAcagataatttttcgtgaaacggGCCTTGAGTTCAGCGGTCCACCGACTGAG AACGTTATTGTCTGTAATGCAGGCATTGCTACAGGTTTACGACAGGAAGTCCTCGTTGATGCAGTACTACGCTACGGAGTTTCACTGAAGGATGTCGAGCTTCCAGCTGGAAAATCCTACTGTTATTTAAGGTTCTACTCATCACAAATGGCTCAAGCGGCATTAACAGCTATGAATGGAAAAGCTCCACTGGGACAAGATGATTGTGTTCTTTTAATGGCATATTGCTTGAAACCGCCGACCACAAAATCTCGTGATGCGCAACTGTGCACAAGAGGGTTACCACCTGGACTAATACTTTTGCCGGattttattgatgaaaaactggAACTGGAGTTGATTCAGATAATTGATTCGAATGATGAGAAGGAACTGGAGGGCAATCTGAAGCATCGACGTGTTAAACACTTTGGGTATGAGTTTTTGTATGGGAGTAACAATGTGGACAAAAGCAAACCTTTGGAGCAATCAATTCCTTTGGTTTGTAATCAACTTTGggacaaattgcaaaaaagccATCCAGAGCTTGGATGGCATGTTCCAGATCAGCTGACAGTTAACCGATATGAACCAGGTCAAGGAATCCCGCCTCACGTTGATACCCACAGTGCTTTCCAGGATCCGATTATATCTCTTTCGCTAGGGGCTGACATCTCTATGGACTTTCGTGATACAAAAGGAAACCATTTGACCGTTGATTTACCTCCCAGATCACTACTGATTATGTCCGGTGAAAGCCGGTATGGTTGGACTCACGGTATAACCCCTAGGAAGATGGATGTCgttcaaatgaacaatagtttaACAGTCAGGAAACGGGGGTTGCGTACGTCTTTTACCTTCCGGAAATTGCGAGATGAACCGTGCCAGTGTCAGTTTCACTCTTTATGCGACTCTTACAAAAAACGATGTGAGATTCGATCTAAGCACTTGCGGGAGAATGCTGCCAAGTTAGAGCTGGAAAATGTTCACAAAGTGTACAACGAAATCGCTAAACATTTCAGCGAAACTAGACACTCACCATGGCCAAGGGTTGAGACATTTCTTCGTTCCCTACCTACAGGTTCTGTTCTAATTGATATTGGTTGTGGCAACGGAAAGTATCTCGCTTTGAATCCACAAAGTGCCGCCCTCGGTTGCGACCGCAGCGATGAACTGCTTAAAGTATGCACCGGCCGAGGTCTTAATGTATTGCAGTGTGATTGTCTCGCACTTCCATTTCGTTCTGCTTCTGCGGATGCTTGCATCTGTATTGCCGTTATTCACCATCTAGCCACAGAGGAACGCCGCAGGCAAGCCATCTCCGAAATGGCTCGAGTGCTTCGACCCGGTGGACGTGCTTTGGTTTATGTGTGGGCCAAAAATCAGGAAGCGAACGCAAAAAAGTCTAGCTATCTACGACAGAATAAGCATAACAATAAACCGTCCGGATCGGAGGGTGATTCGCCGCAAGAAACGATACCGGCTGTGAATTATTTACTCGATTCGATGCTTCCAATTCACACTAACAGAACACAGTTTCAACATCAGGATCTGCTGGTTCCATGGAAGCTGCGAAACGAGGAGCAAGAAAAGAAGGCGACTTTCCTGCGATATTATCACGTATTCGAGAAACATGAGCTAGACGACCTGTGCCGGGCAGTGGAAGGAATAAGTATCGAGGAGAGCTATTACGATCAAGGCAATTGGTGTGTTGTGTTTAGAACGAAAGAGTGA